CTGCATCAATTGCGCCCACAGCGCCACGGCATCGGCCCCCGGCAGAATGATCTCGACCCCATCCTCGCCGGTATAGCCGGTCCGGGCAATCAGCCAGTCGCCGTCTTCGGCAAACGCGAACACCTTGAGGGAGGACACCGCCTCACGGCGGGCGCCATCCAGCAGGGCGGCAAGGCGGGAGCGGGCCTGCGGGCCCTGGACGGCGAGCATCGCCAGTTGCGGCTGCTCGGTCACGGCCACATCGAAGCCGCCGGTCTGCTTCGCCAGCCAGGCCAGGTCCTTTTCACGGGTGCCACAATTGACCACCAGACGGTAATCATCAGGCCGGCGATAGACGATCAGGTCGTCAATCACCCCACCTTCCTCGTTGAGCATGGCGCTGTACAGCGCCTTGCCCAGGGGGGCCTTGTCGACATCGTTGGCCAGCAAATGGCGCAGGTAATCGCGCGCGCCGGGGCCGCTGACGTCCACGACCGTCATGTGCGACACGTCAAAGACGCCCGCGTCCTGGCGCACGGCATGGTGCTCATCCAGCAGGGAGCCGTAATGCACCGGCATGTCCCAGTCGGCGAAATCGACCATCCGGCCACCCGCGGCCACATGCTGGTCATAAAGCGGGGTTCTGTGTCCCATGGAGACTGCGTATCCGGCTACGAAGGTATGCCGCGCATTCTACATGGATGTCCCCGCCTGTTAACACTCCCGCCTTCAGCGCTTGATCGGCCCTGAGGTGTAATTGAGGTTGGTTTCGTTCATCGGAATGCGCAGGTTGACCTCGGCCTCCAGGAAGCCCAGCGCCACCAGTTCGACATCCAGGTTGACGTCATCCTGGCTCAGCAGCCCCACTTCCATGCGGCCATCCCGGTAGAACTCCACCGGGCCCAGCAGTTGCAGGGCAAAGCCGTAGCTGCGCTGGTTGTGCTCCAGCGGCACCGCCGCCGGGTTGGCGCCGTCCGGCAGGAAACCGGTGAGCAGCTCCAGCAGGTCGCCGGTGCCACCCAGCACCGGGTCCAGCACGGGGCCGAGCAGCCCCAGCAGCCCGCCGACCACGTCGCCCAGCCCCGGCACCACACCAATGGCATCGGCCAGCGCGTCTGGCAGGGTTTCCAGCGCCAGAATATTCACCCGCGGATCCAGGGCCGGGGAATCAATGTACAGGTTCAGGGCTGTCGCGAACTGCGGGCCGTCGGGGCCTTCGATGATCCAGCCTTCCACCAGACCGGCTTCGCCGTCTTCACAGGGGCGAATGGGCTCGGCATGGGGCGGCGTGGGCGTGCCTGACGTGCGTGCATCACAGGCATAGCGCACCCGCATGGTCATGGGTCCGGTATCCGCTGGCGCCGCCTCGCCGATGGCGGCATCGGCATCCACCACGACATTGCTGGTCTGCAACAGGGTCGGATAGAGGTATACCAGCACACCACCGCCTGCCGCCGTGACGTCCGGCGGGACCGGGGTGCGGGCAATGGCTTCGGCGGCCGCAGCGTCGAAAAAGCCAGCCACATCCGCATCAATGCCACCCGTCAGGTAAACGTAGCAGTCATCCAGCGGGTTACCGCTGCGGTCATTGCCGCATTGCAGCTCGGCATCGTTGACCACGCCCCCCACACCGGTGACCTCGATGCGCGCCGAGTTCTTGCGCAGCTCCGGGTTTTCCACCGCATTGTCCTCGCCGGCATCACGCAGCGTGTTGCTGTTGACGTCAGCGGTCGGCAGGTTGTTGAGGAGGATACGGGCCCACGACACCTCGGGAGCGCCACGGAACACAATGGCCAGATCAGGGCCGCCGCCATTCAGTGTCGGCGCGGCACCCGGTGTTTGCGCCAGCAATCGGGTGCGCAACGGCAAGTTGTCCGCTGAGCAGATCATCTCTCCCGGCGTGCAGGCGCTGCCGCGACTCTGGCCGTTGGAGCGCAGGGTGTAGCGATACAGGGCGCCTTCTTCCCAGCGCTCATCGGGAGTAAAGACCAGATCGCGGTCACGCACCAGCAGCTCGCCGCCCACCAGTCCGGCGCTGCTGCCGTCTTCGTTCAGGCGCTCGACCACAACACTGCCCGGCTGACCGGCCTGCTCCAGCACGATGCTGTCGCGGTTCATGATCTGCGAGAAGCGTACCTCGATCGGCCGGTTTGCCGGCATCCCCGGCACCGGCAACAGATCATCACTGGTCATACCACCGTCGCAGCGCCCGCTGACGCCCGCCGCCAGATTGCGCGCACTGGTATCCAGCGCACAGGGGTAGCCGGGGTACACGTTCAGCGGCAGCGGCGACGCGAGCGCGGCGCCGTCACGCACATACTCCGGCATGGTGAAGGACAAGGTCTGCGGCACCAGCGGGTTGCCGGCGATATCGGTGATGCCATCCTGCAACACGATGTCATAGGTTTCGCCATAGGCCAGCGCGGTATTGATGACCAGAGAAATGCCGTCCAGCGTCGCATCAAAAGGCACCGGCATGCCGCCGCTGATCACCTCGACCCGGGACAGGTCATCGCCCAGCCCCAGACTGTTCGGGTCCGGGGCCTTGGTGAAGTTCACCACGATGGGGTCTCCGGGACGCTGCTTGTCACTGTTGTCCTGGAACGGCGGCACCGCATTGCCCGGCATCCAGGACTGCACCGCAAACTCGCGCATGTCCGGCATCGGATCAGGCCGCTCGTCGTCATCACCGAAACTCTGCATGCGGAAACTGAGCGCCCCGAAGGCGGTCTGCACGCCCAGCACCTCCGGCTCCACCACCGTCAACGCATCGGCGGTCAGCCGTCCGTTCTCGACGATGGCCTGCCCGATCAGTTCCAGATGCAGGATATTCTGGTTGAAGGCCGCATTGGCTTCCGGGTCGCCGGTGGAGATGGCGATATCCATGAACACGCGCAATTGCCGGGGTGCGTTCGGGTTACGGCTGAACGGGTTCGGCAGCAGGTAGCCCACCGCATCAGAAATGAATTCCACGGTGACGGTGCCGGAATTGAAGCCCGCCGGCACCTCACCACCGATCTTCACCACCAGCTGGTCGCCCATGAGCATGCCACCACGACCGATACGCAGCGGCGACACATCGGGGAAATCGGGCAGGAACGCCAGCTCGGCGAAGATCATGCCCTCCTGCTGCGACGCGGTATTTTCACCGAGCAGGGAAGCCACCACCGGCACCAGATTGACGGTATCGCCGGTCAGCACCGAACGCTCACCGCTGGCCGGCGCCAGCAACGGCAACACTGAGGTGGCCCCGGCATCGCGGGGCACAAACGTCTGCGTCATCGGCAACAAGGGATCGCCGTAGCGGCTCTGCACGGCAGCGCTCGCCGACAGGGTGTAGGTGACACCAGGCTGCAGGTCTTCGTCTGGATCAATCGTGATGAAACGGCCACTGGCAAGCAGGGTGGCGGGCACCAGTTCGCCATTGGCACGCAGCGATACCGAATCACCGTAGTGCAGCGTTGCGGTGTCCAGTGGCTGGGTGAACTGCAAGCGAATGGATGAAAAATCGATGAACTCGAGCAGGTCACCATCAGGGATCATGCGTGATACGGCAAAGGTCTCCGACAGCACGCGATCCGCGCGCGGGCCCTTTTCGGCTGGCGCCGTGCGAAAACGGATACCCTCATCCGGCAGGCCCGGCAGGCGCGGCGTGCTCAGGACATACTGCGTGTTGCCCGCCAGGGCGGCCTGCGGCCGTACCACCATGCTGCGGCCATCATCCGTCAGCGACACATCGGCCGCCACCGGTGTCCCGTCAGCCGTTTCGAGGCGTGCATCGTCCGGGGTGATCTCGACGGCCCGGGAGTAGCGCACCACCAGCGGCGCACGGGTCGACACCTCAACCTGGTCGGCTGCCGGATAGGTGTAGAACACCGACAGGGCGGGCGGCGCCGGTGTGACCGTTTGCGAGCTGCCACCGCAGGCGCTCAATAGCGCCGCGCTGGCCAAACCGATAACAAGGAATGCCTGCCTGATCATCTCGCACCCCCTCAGAATTTGATGGTTATCGAACCGGCGACCACATGGACATCGCCGTCGGCGGTGACCAGCTCTTCATAGGGCTCACCGTCACTGGAACGCGTGCCGGAAATAATGAAATCCCGATCACGCAAATGGTGGTACTGGTAACCGAAGTCGAGCCGCAAGGGGAACGCCAGCACCGGCGGATTCGCAATTTCCAGTGCCCCGCCGAATCCGACAATGATGCGGTCGTTGTCCAGGTAGTTGATGTTTTCCGTGCGCGTGCTTTTCAGCGGAGACTCTTCGTAGGCCAAGCCGGTGGACACCGACAACATGTCGTTCACCCGATACTCGGCGCCGATGCGCGGAATGAAGATATCCCGGAATTCGATGTTCGCACGCGACTTGATGGTGTCGCCCTCGAACTCGCGCTCCAGACGCGACCAGCGCTGGAATTCGCCGGACAGGGCAACGCGGGCGCGGCCGAACTGATACTGGGCGCCTGCGGTCACGATTTCCGGCTGGAAGGAATCAATGGTGCGAATCGCCAGCAGCAGGCCATCACCGCCCAGGGTTTCCGGGATGATGGCGCGCGCATCCACCTTGGTGCGGGTGTTGGAGTAGCCTTTGTAGACCAGCGCGGTGTCCAGGTTCTCCATCCAGCAGGGGGTGTGGCTGCAGAAGGTCTCGCCCCAGTTCACGTTGACCCCCAGGATCGGGCGCAGTACCGGTTTTGCGGACACTTCCAGGCGTTCACGGGAGGTGGTGCCACCCAGCGTGGTGTCCGTACTCAAGGCGGCTTCAGCATGCAGCGTCACGCGCACCGACGCACCGACATCGATGCCCCGCCACAGGGTCAGCCCGCCGCCGATATTCAGAAACAGAGGCTGCCGGTCATAGGTGAAGAACTGGCCTTCCTCAGACTCACCGGACTCGAAGGCCAGCATT
This sequence is a window from Isoalcanivorax indicus. Protein-coding genes within it:
- a CDS encoding OmpP1/FadL family transporter, translating into MFSPLRLSMAAVCAAGLGISALGAHASMGNTATTFGILPTDIASAQGLSLFNSQVSATYYNPAFLVRDPRGELTAGLFHAEHELRVDSQGGFNAPTREGDVLNDTPSQQVLIGMKTDLSSVTKYNTPFYLGFIAGVEKFGQEMLAFESGESEEGQFFTYDRQPLFLNIGGGLTLWRGIDVGASVRVTLHAEAALSTDTTLGGTTSRERLEVSAKPVLRPILGVNVNWGETFCSHTPCWMENLDTALVYKGYSNTRTKVDARAIIPETLGGDGLLLAIRTIDSFQPEIVTAGAQYQFGRARVALSGEFQRWSRLEREFEGDTIKSRANIEFRDIFIPRIGAEYRVNDMLSVSTGLAYEESPLKSTRTENINYLDNDRIIVGFGGALEIANPPVLAFPLRLDFGYQYHHLRDRDFIISGTRSSDGEPYEELVTADGDVHVVAGSITIKF
- a CDS encoding Ig-like domain-containing protein → MIRQAFLVIGLASAALLSACGGSSQTVTPAPPALSVFYTYPAADQVEVSTRAPLVVRYSRAVEITPDDARLETADGTPVAADVSLTDDGRSMVVRPQAALAGNTQYVLSTPRLPGLPDEGIRFRTAPAEKGPRADRVLSETFAVSRMIPDGDLLEFIDFSSIRLQFTQPLDTATLHYGDSVSLRANGELVPATLLASGRFITIDPDEDLQPGVTYTLSASAAVQSRYGDPLLPMTQTFVPRDAGATSVLPLLAPASGERSVLTGDTVNLVPVVASLLGENTASQQEGMIFAELAFLPDFPDVSPLRIGRGGMLMGDQLVVKIGGEVPAGFNSGTVTVEFISDAVGYLLPNPFSRNPNAPRQLRVFMDIAISTGDPEANAAFNQNILHLELIGQAIVENGRLTADALTVVEPEVLGVQTAFGALSFRMQSFGDDDERPDPMPDMREFAVQSWMPGNAVPPFQDNSDKQRPGDPIVVNFTKAPDPNSLGLGDDLSRVEVISGGMPVPFDATLDGISLVINTALAYGETYDIVLQDGITDIAGNPLVPQTLSFTMPEYVRDGAALASPLPLNVYPGYPCALDTSARNLAAGVSGRCDGGMTSDDLLPVPGMPANRPIEVRFSQIMNRDSIVLEQAGQPGSVVVERLNEDGSSAGLVGGELLVRDRDLVFTPDERWEEGALYRYTLRSNGQSRGSACTPGEMICSADNLPLRTRLLAQTPGAAPTLNGGGPDLAIVFRGAPEVSWARILLNNLPTADVNSNTLRDAGEDNAVENPELRKNSARIEVTGVGGVVNDAELQCGNDRSGNPLDDCYVYLTGGIDADVAGFFDAAAAEAIARTPVPPDVTAAGGGVLVYLYPTLLQTSNVVVDADAAIGEAAPADTGPMTMRVRYACDARTSGTPTPPHAEPIRPCEDGEAGLVEGWIIEGPDGPQFATALNLYIDSPALDPRVNILALETLPDALADAIGVVPGLGDVVGGLLGLLGPVLDPVLGGTGDLLELLTGFLPDGANPAAVPLEHNQRSYGFALQLLGPVEFYRDGRMEVGLLSQDDVNLDVELVALGFLEAEVNLRIPMNETNLNYTSGPIKR
- the gcvT gene encoding glycine cleavage system aminomethyltransferase GcvT, which codes for MGHRTPLYDQHVAAGGRMVDFADWDMPVHYGSLLDEHHAVRQDAGVFDVSHMTVVDVSGPGARDYLRHLLANDVDKAPLGKALYSAMLNEEGGVIDDLIVYRRPDDYRLVVNCGTREKDLAWLAKQTGGFDVAVTEQPQLAMLAVQGPQARSRLAALLDGARREAVSSLKVFAFAEDGDWLIARTGYTGEDGVEIILPGADAVALWAQLMQAGVRPCGLGARDTLRLEAGMNLYGNDMDETVTPLQAGMAWTVAFNDGREFIGRAALEAQQDPEQLVGLILEEKGVLRAHQRVVTHAGDGEITSGTFSPTLGVSIALARVPAGVAGTAEVEIRNKRLPVRIVRPPFVRHGKAVYQQ